The Streptomyces camelliae genome window below encodes:
- a CDS encoding amino acid ABC transporter permease encodes MSEPPGAAVSLAEAPAADAPSPHLRAQRVQPLRRPGRWIATAVVLVLVAQIAHGLATNPFYQWDRFRYWFLRPTILDGLGVTLEVAALSAVLGLAGGIVLALGRLSGSPVLRAVSWTYTWLFRSVPLIVVLIFLYNFSALYKTLSLGVPFGPAFVTFDESRLATDLAIAVIGLSLNEAAYAAEVVRGGLLSVDQGQHEAAAALGLPKGYQFRRIVLPQALRSIVPNYVNQLIGLVKSTSLVFYVSLLDLFGSVQTMGSTYPGDVVPLLLVATVWYLILTSAVSVVQFYVERYFARGATRTLPPTPLQKARTALTEFRARLRREAAV; translated from the coding sequence ATGAGTGAACCCCCAGGCGCCGCCGTCTCCCTGGCCGAGGCGCCAGCAGCCGACGCACCGTCACCCCACCTCAGAGCCCAGCGCGTTCAGCCGCTGCGCCGACCCGGCCGGTGGATCGCCACCGCCGTCGTCCTGGTCCTCGTCGCCCAGATCGCGCACGGACTGGCCACGAACCCCTTCTACCAGTGGGACCGCTTCCGCTACTGGTTCCTGCGGCCCACCATCCTCGACGGGCTCGGCGTGACCCTCGAAGTCGCCGCTCTGAGCGCCGTGCTGGGCCTCGCCGGCGGCATCGTGCTGGCCCTGGGCCGGCTCTCCGGGAGTCCGGTGCTGCGCGCGGTCAGCTGGACGTACACCTGGCTGTTCCGCTCCGTGCCGCTGATCGTGGTCCTGATCTTCCTGTACAACTTCTCGGCCCTGTACAAGACGCTGAGCCTCGGCGTGCCGTTCGGCCCGGCGTTCGTCACCTTCGACGAGTCGAGGCTCGCCACCGACCTCGCGATCGCCGTCATCGGCCTCAGCCTCAACGAGGCGGCCTACGCGGCCGAGGTGGTCCGCGGAGGCCTCCTCTCCGTCGACCAGGGACAGCACGAGGCGGCGGCCGCGCTCGGCCTGCCCAAGGGCTACCAGTTCCGCAGGATCGTCCTCCCGCAGGCCCTGCGGTCCATCGTCCCGAACTACGTCAACCAGCTGATCGGCCTCGTCAAGAGCACGTCCCTGGTGTTCTACGTGTCCCTGCTCGACCTGTTCGGCTCGGTGCAGACGATGGGCAGCACCTACCCCGGCGACGTCGTGCCGCTCCTGCTCGTCGCCACCGTCTGGTACCTGATCCTGACCAGCGCCGTGTCCGTCGTCCAGTTCTACGTCGAGCGGTACTTCGCCCGGGGCGCCACCCGCACCCTCCCGCCGACGCCGCTGCAGAAGG
- a CDS encoding glutathione S-transferase C-terminal domain-containing protein, whose translation MSIAPLAAVPSVHRAAPVFRGRIGRDARSGHYAVPHRYRLHLSTACPDGLRLAVGHSLLGLGDSCPVTVLPAVPDGPGGGHAALSPLYEASAHHYTGPALAPVLSDDWSGRIVSTRARDILRDLDRFPGEERAALYPCGQESVIEAVEQMCDEGIEEAAQRAGRAGAGPAERAAALDVLLDTLGRLENRLAGEEYLVDGRLTAADVELWVTLVQLDTVHRCHLDASAVHRVAGHRALWAYARRLAAHPAFGRHLDLDGISRRHHGRCQGLEAAGAAVQILDWAGHAADAEDASRR comes from the coding sequence ATGTCCATCGCTCCGCTCGCCGCCGTCCCGTCCGTCCACCGCGCCGCCCCCGTCTTCCGGGGCCGGATCGGCCGGGACGCTCGCAGCGGCCACTACGCCGTGCCCCACCGCTACCGGCTCCATCTGTCCACCGCCTGTCCCGACGGACTGCGCCTCGCCGTCGGGCACAGCCTCCTCGGCCTGGGCGACAGCTGTCCGGTCACCGTCCTGCCCGCCGTCCCGGACGGTCCCGGCGGCGGCCACGCGGCCCTCAGCCCGCTGTACGAGGCCAGCGCCCACCACTACACCGGCCCCGCCCTCGCCCCCGTGCTCAGCGACGACTGGTCCGGACGCATCGTCAGCACCCGGGCCCGTGACATCCTGCGCGACCTCGACCGTTTCCCGGGCGAGGAGCGGGCCGCGCTGTATCCCTGTGGCCAGGAGTCCGTGATCGAGGCCGTGGAGCAGATGTGCGACGAGGGCATCGAGGAGGCCGCGCAGCGCGCCGGGCGGGCGGGCGCCGGCCCGGCCGAGCGGGCCGCCGCCCTCGATGTGCTGCTCGACACCCTGGGCCGGCTGGAGAACCGGCTGGCGGGGGAGGAGTACCTGGTCGACGGCCGGCTCACCGCCGCCGACGTCGAACTGTGGGTGACCCTGGTGCAGCTCGACACCGTCCATCGCTGCCACCTCGACGCCTCCGCCGTGCACCGCGTGGCCGGCCACCGCGCCCTGTGGGCCTACGCCCGCCGGCTGGCCGCCCACCCCGCCTTCGGCCGCCATCTCGACCTCGACGGCATCTCCCGCCGCCACCACGGCCGCTGCCAGGGCCTGGAGGCCGCCGGGGCTGCCGTCCAGATCCTGGACTGGGCCGGCCATGCCGCCGACGCCGAGGACGCTTCCCGCAGGTGA
- a CDS encoding putative leader peptide, translated as MARLDTVTGRAGRTPLRAPLLTSRRHIDLLRVCSAISPRR; from the coding sequence ATGGCGCGCCTCGACACGGTCACCGGCCGAGCCGGCCGTACGCCGCTGCGCGCCCCCCTGCTCACCTCCCGCCGGCACATCGATCTGCTGCGCGTCTGCAGCGCCATCAGCCCGCGCCGCTGA
- a CDS encoding NAD(P)/FAD-dependent oxidoreductase — protein sequence MAKRLTCDVVVVGAGMVGAACALYAARAGLDVHVVDRGPVAGGTTGAGEGNLLASDKEPGPELGLALLSARLWERLADELGTEIEYDPKGGLVVASTPRTLAALTDLAAGQRAAGVTADPVSAAELRELEPHLAPGMAGGVHYPQDAQVMPALAAAHLLRASGARLHTGWTVTGVARTADGAVAGVRTDRGDLYAPAVVNAAGAWGGDLAALAGVRLPVLPRRGFVLVTEPLPRMVRHKVYAADYVADVASDAAALRTSPVVEGTAAGPVLIGASRERVGFDRALSLPAVRALAAGAIGLFPFLERVRALRTYAGFRPYLPDHLPAIGPDPRLPGLFHACGHEGAGIGLAPGTGQLIAQALTAKTPELDLTPFRPERFDTDATIDGGNAS from the coding sequence GTGGCAAAGCGACTGACCTGCGATGTCGTGGTCGTCGGAGCCGGCATGGTGGGCGCGGCCTGTGCGCTGTACGCCGCGCGGGCCGGCCTCGACGTACACGTGGTGGACCGGGGGCCGGTGGCCGGCGGCACCACCGGGGCGGGCGAGGGCAACCTGCTCGCCTCCGACAAGGAACCGGGCCCGGAGCTCGGACTCGCCCTGCTGTCGGCCCGGTTGTGGGAGCGGCTGGCGGACGAGCTCGGCACGGAGATCGAGTACGACCCCAAGGGCGGCCTGGTGGTCGCCTCGACCCCCCGCACCCTGGCCGCGCTGACGGACCTCGCGGCCGGACAGCGTGCCGCCGGAGTGACCGCCGATCCGGTGAGCGCGGCCGAACTCCGCGAACTGGAGCCCCACTTGGCCCCCGGCATGGCGGGCGGGGTGCACTATCCGCAGGACGCCCAGGTCATGCCCGCCCTGGCCGCGGCCCACCTGCTCCGCGCCTCCGGCGCCCGGCTGCACACCGGCTGGACGGTGACCGGGGTGGCCCGCACGGCGGACGGCGCGGTGGCCGGTGTCCGCACCGACCGGGGCGACCTGTACGCACCGGCGGTGGTGAACGCGGCCGGGGCCTGGGGCGGAGACCTCGCGGCGCTCGCGGGCGTCCGGCTGCCGGTGCTCCCCCGGCGCGGCTTCGTGCTGGTGACCGAGCCGCTGCCGCGGATGGTCCGGCACAAGGTGTACGCGGCGGACTACGTGGCCGATGTGGCGAGCGACGCGGCCGCCTTGCGCACCTCGCCGGTCGTGGAGGGTACGGCCGCCGGGCCGGTGCTGATCGGCGCGAGCCGCGAACGGGTCGGTTTCGACCGCGCGTTGTCCCTGCCCGCGGTACGGGCGCTCGCGGCCGGGGCGATCGGCCTGTTCCCCTTCCTGGAGCGGGTCCGCGCGCTGCGGACGTACGCGGGTTTCCGGCCGTATCTGCCCGACCACCTCCCGGCCATCGGCCCCGACCCCCGGCTGCCCGGCCTGTTCCACGCCTGCGGCCACGAGGGCGCCGGCATCGGACTCGCCCCCGGCACCGGGCAGTTGATCGCCCAGGCGCTCACCGCGAAGACACCGGAGCTGGACCTCACACCGTTCCGGCCGGAGCGATTCGACACCGACGCCACCATCGATGGAGGCAACGCATCGTGA
- a CDS encoding (2Fe-2S)-binding protein: MNPLELARARPGETCTVTLDGRSVEALPGQTVAAALWAAGVTAWRSTRGAGRPRGVFCGIGVCFDCLVTVNGRANQRACLVPVHPGDVIRTQEGTGRVDD; this comes from the coding sequence GTGAATCCCCTGGAGTTGGCCCGGGCCCGGCCGGGTGAGACCTGCACCGTCACCCTGGACGGGCGGTCCGTCGAGGCGCTGCCCGGGCAGACGGTCGCGGCAGCGCTGTGGGCGGCGGGTGTGACGGCCTGGCGCAGCACGCGGGGCGCGGGCCGGCCACGCGGGGTGTTCTGCGGGATCGGGGTGTGCTTCGACTGCCTGGTGACCGTCAACGGCCGGGCGAACCAACGGGCTTGCCTGGTCCCCGTACACCCGGGCGATGTGATCCGCACCCAGGAGGGGACGGGACGGGTCGATGACTGA
- a CDS encoding NAD(P)/FAD-dependent oxidoreductase: protein MTERMRLAVVGAGPAGLAGALAAAARGVDVTLIDAAGQAGGQFYRQPAPALNARRPEALHHQWRTWQRLSDGLARHLAAGRITHLTEHHVWCVRRESDAFRVHALLGPAQEEGVTVRADAVLLATGGYERVLPFPGWTLPGVVTAGGAQAMLKGGLVLPGRRIVVAGTGPLLLPVAAGLATAGAEVAALVESAGPAALLRRTPELAAQPGKLAEGAWYAGQLVRHRVRTLARHTVVEAHGTDRLTAVTVAALDRAGRIRPGSARRIPCDTLAVGHGMLPHTDLAETLGCTLNGTDVDVDAEQRTDVPGVWAAGETTGIGGAALALAEGHIAGRSAAARLHGTVPDPRTWAAADRARTRLRAFFAALDTVYAPPAGWAERIPDDTVVCRCEEVTAGEVRTAGPLGAADLRTAKLLTRAGMGWCQGRMCAPAVAGLTGCPLTPGRRPFARPVPLGVLANVPDDETPTR from the coding sequence ATGACTGAGCGTATGCGTCTCGCCGTCGTCGGGGCGGGTCCGGCGGGTCTCGCCGGGGCGCTGGCGGCGGCCGCCCGGGGCGTGGACGTCACCCTGATCGACGCGGCCGGGCAGGCAGGCGGCCAGTTCTACCGGCAGCCCGCCCCCGCCCTGAACGCCCGCCGCCCCGAGGCCCTGCACCACCAGTGGCGCACCTGGCAGCGCCTGTCGGACGGCCTCGCCAGACACCTCGCGGCCGGGCGGATCACCCATCTGACGGAGCATCATGTCTGGTGTGTGCGGCGCGAGTCGGACGCCTTCAGAGTGCACGCACTGCTCGGTCCCGCGCAGGAGGAGGGGGTCACCGTCCGCGCCGACGCCGTACTGCTCGCCACCGGCGGCTACGAGCGGGTGCTGCCCTTCCCGGGCTGGACGCTTCCGGGAGTCGTCACGGCGGGCGGCGCGCAGGCCATGCTCAAGGGCGGCCTGGTGCTGCCGGGCCGGCGGATCGTGGTCGCGGGCACCGGGCCGCTGCTGCTGCCGGTGGCGGCCGGGCTCGCCACCGCGGGCGCCGAGGTGGCCGCGCTGGTCGAGTCCGCCGGCCCCGCGGCCCTGCTGCGGCGGACGCCGGAGCTCGCCGCCCAGCCCGGCAAACTCGCCGAAGGCGCCTGGTACGCGGGGCAGTTGGTGCGCCATCGGGTGCGCACCCTGGCCCGGCACACCGTGGTGGAGGCGCACGGCACGGACCGGCTGACGGCGGTCACCGTCGCCGCGCTGGACCGCGCCGGGCGGATCCGGCCCGGCAGCGCCCGCCGCATCCCCTGCGACACCCTTGCCGTCGGCCACGGCATGCTGCCGCACACCGACCTCGCCGAGACCCTCGGTTGCACGCTGAACGGGACGGACGTGGACGTCGACGCGGAGCAGCGCACCGACGTGCCCGGGGTGTGGGCCGCCGGGGAGACCACCGGCATCGGCGGCGCGGCCCTCGCCCTCGCCGAGGGCCACATCGCCGGCCGCTCGGCCGCCGCCCGCCTGCACGGCACCGTTCCCGACCCGCGCACGTGGGCCGCGGCCGACCGGGCCAGGACCCGGCTGCGGGCGTTCTTCGCGGCCCTCGACACGGTGTACGCACCGCCCGCGGGCTGGGCGGAACGGATCCCGGACGACACGGTGGTGTGCCGGTGCGAGGAGGTCACCGCGGGCGAGGTCCGTACCGCCGGCCCGCTGGGCGCCGCCGACCTGCGCACCGCGAAACTGCTCACCCGGGCCGGCATGGGCTGGTGCCAGGGCCGGATGTGCGCGCCCGCCGTGGCCGGCCTGACCGGCTGCCCGCTCACCCCGGGGCGGCGGCCGTTCGCGCGCCCGGTACCGCTCGGCGTCCTGGCGAACGTGCCGGACGACGAGACGCCCACTCGATGA
- a CDS encoding dihydrodipicolinate synthase family protein, translating to MTHPENRPWRGVLVATALPLRADLSVDYDRYAEHCSWLVASGCDGVVPNGSLGEYQVLTPEERARVVETAVAAIGGERVMPGVAAYGSAEARRWAEQAGEAGCASVMLLPPNAYRADERSVLAHYAEVARAGLPVVAYNNPIDTKVDLVPELLARLHGEGHIHGVKEFSGDVRRAYRIAELAPELDLLTGADDVLLELAVAGAKGWVAGYPNALPRASAELYRAATAGDLTTALPLYRQLHPLLRWDSRTEFVQAIKLSMDVVGRYGGPVRPPRVPLTPEQQAMVRAATEKAAAAGLA from the coding sequence ATGACTCACCCGGAGAACCGTCCCTGGCGCGGCGTCCTCGTCGCCACCGCGCTCCCGCTGCGCGCCGACCTGTCGGTCGACTACGACCGCTACGCCGAGCACTGCTCCTGGCTGGTGGCGAGCGGCTGCGACGGCGTCGTACCCAACGGCTCGCTCGGCGAGTACCAGGTGCTCACCCCGGAGGAGCGGGCCCGGGTGGTGGAGACGGCCGTGGCGGCGATCGGCGGCGAGCGGGTGATGCCGGGCGTCGCCGCGTACGGCTCGGCCGAGGCCCGGCGCTGGGCCGAGCAGGCGGGCGAGGCCGGCTGCGCGTCGGTGATGCTGCTGCCGCCCAACGCCTACCGTGCCGACGAGCGTTCCGTGCTCGCCCACTACGCGGAGGTCGCCCGCGCGGGCCTGCCGGTGGTGGCGTACAACAACCCGATCGACACCAAGGTCGACCTGGTGCCCGAACTCCTCGCCCGGCTGCACGGCGAGGGGCACATCCACGGCGTCAAGGAGTTCTCGGGCGACGTGCGCCGCGCCTATCGCATCGCCGAACTCGCCCCGGAGCTGGACCTGTTGACCGGCGCCGACGACGTCCTGCTGGAGCTGGCCGTGGCGGGCGCCAAGGGCTGGGTGGCCGGCTATCCCAACGCGCTGCCCCGCGCCTCGGCGGAGCTCTACCGTGCCGCGACGGCCGGTGACCTCACCACCGCGCTCCCCCTGTACCGGCAGCTGCATCCCCTGCTGCGCTGGGACTCGCGGACGGAGTTCGTGCAGGCGATCAAGCTGTCCATGGACGTCGTCGGCCGGTACGGCGGCCCGGTGCGCCCGCCGCGCGTCCCGCTGACGCCGGAACAGCAGGCCATGGTCCGGGCGGCCACCGAGAAGGCCGCCGCCGCGGGACTCGCATAA
- a CDS encoding proline racemase family protein, producing MRSKLVLHAVDSHTEGMPTRVITGGIGTVPGATMNERRLYFREHHDPIKQLLMNEPRGHSAMSGAILQPPTRPDCDWGVIYIEVSGYLPMCGHGTIGVATVLVETGMVEVVEPVTTIRLDTPAGLVVAEVAVENGAARHVTLKNVPSFAVALDRKITLPDGRTVTYDLAYGGNFYAILPLDAFGLPFDRARKDDILAAGLTLMEAINSEAEPVHPEDPSIRGCHHVHLYAPGATARHSRHAMAIHPGWFDRSPCGTGTSARMAQLHARGELPLHTEFVNESFIGTRFTGRLLGETEVAGVPAVLPSFTGRAWITGTAQYLLDPTDPFPEGFVL from the coding sequence ATGCGCAGCAAGCTCGTCCTGCACGCCGTCGACTCGCACACCGAGGGCATGCCGACCCGCGTGATCACCGGCGGGATCGGCACCGTACCGGGTGCGACGATGAACGAACGGCGGCTGTACTTCCGTGAACACCATGACCCCATCAAGCAGTTGCTGATGAACGAGCCGCGCGGCCACTCCGCGATGAGCGGCGCGATCCTCCAGCCGCCGACCCGCCCCGACTGCGACTGGGGCGTGATCTACATCGAGGTCTCCGGCTATCTGCCGATGTGCGGGCACGGCACCATCGGGGTGGCGACCGTGCTGGTCGAGACCGGCATGGTGGAGGTCGTGGAGCCGGTGACCACAATCCGGCTGGACACCCCGGCGGGGCTCGTGGTGGCCGAGGTGGCGGTGGAGAACGGCGCCGCGCGGCACGTGACCCTGAAGAACGTGCCGTCGTTCGCCGTCGCCCTGGACCGCAAGATCACCCTCCCGGACGGCCGCACGGTCACCTACGACCTCGCCTACGGCGGCAACTTCTACGCGATCCTCCCCCTCGACGCCTTCGGTCTGCCCTTCGACCGCGCCCGCAAGGACGACATCCTCGCGGCCGGCCTCACGCTGATGGAGGCGATCAACTCCGAGGCGGAGCCGGTGCATCCCGAGGACCCGTCGATCCGCGGCTGCCACCACGTCCACCTCTACGCGCCCGGCGCCACCGCACGGCACTCACGGCACGCGATGGCCATCCACCCGGGCTGGTTCGACCGCTCCCCGTGCGGTACGGGCACCAGCGCACGCATGGCGCAGCTGCACGCGCGCGGTGAACTGCCGTTGCACACCGAGTTCGTGAACGAGTCGTTCATCGGCACCCGGTTCACCGGACGGCTGCTCGGCGAGACGGAGGTCGCCGGAGTCCCGGCCGTGCTGCCGAGTTTCACCGGCCGCGCGTGGATCACCGGCACCGCCCAGTATCTGCTCGACCCCACCGACCCCTTCCCGGAAGGCTTCGTGCTCTAG